A genomic segment from Salvia splendens isolate huo1 chromosome 13, SspV2, whole genome shotgun sequence encodes:
- the LOC121760267 gene encoding tubulin-folding cofactor A-like: MATLRNLKIKTSTCKRIAKELHSYEKEVETESAKTADMKAKGADPYDLKQQENVLAESRMMVPDCRKRLEAALSDLKGTLVELEESGQKEGSEIDDARSTIRDVEQIFQSSDA, from the exons ATGGCGACATTGAGGAACTTGAAGATAAAGACGTCCACGTGCAAGAGAATAGCCAAGGAGCTTCACTCTTATGAGAAAGAGGTCGAAACAGAGTCTGCTAAAACCGCCGATATGAAGGCTAAAGGCGCCGATCCATATGATCTCAAACAGCAG GAAAATGTGCTGGCTGAATCAAGGATGATGGTTCCTGACTGCCGAAAGCGTCTAGAGGCTGCTCTGAGTGATCTTAAAGGCACTTTG GTCGAACTGGAGGAGTCTGGGCAAAAGGAAGGTTCAGAAATTGATGATGCTCGGAGCACCATTAGAGATGTTGAACAAATATTTCAATCTTCAGACGCTTAG
- the LOC121760150 gene encoding uncharacterized protein LOC121760150, protein MLSSSLVITHAVEVNKNKPLFPISRNQPNQWSSLPPSMSHLHLSHLIHHHLLIILRRYPRSTRGVPPKRYSPEKIGKKSRHGVTNFVQGNLTKMARAFEAALYEEEEIPQTAEEAMRHEH, encoded by the exons ATGCTTTCTAGCTCCCTTGTGATAACACATGCTG TCGAAGTGAATAAAAATAAACCTCTTTTCCCGATCTCgaggaaccaaccgaaccagtGGTCGTCACTACCGCCGAGCATGTCTCATCTCCACCTGAGTCATCTCATCCATCATCACCTTCTGATCATCCTCagacgatatccgag GAGTACACGGGGAGTGCCACCAAAACGGTACTCACCTGAGAAAATTGGAAAGAAGAGCAGACACGGGGTGACAAACTTTGTGCAAGGCAATCTGACCAAGATGGCCCGAGCCTTTGAGGCGGCActatatgaagaagaggaaatcCCACAAACAGCGGAGGAAGCCATGAGGCATGAGCATTGA